TCACGGTCAGGACGACGCTCCTCGGCCGGCCAGCCGAGACCGGTCGTGGCCGGCGCGTCGGGGGTGCTCGGCGTGGGCGCGACGCCACCGGGGTCCGCTGGGCCCTGGTCCAGCCGGAACGGCGGGTAGGTGTCGGTCATCAGGGCGACGTACGCGGTCACCCGGTAGACCCACCGGTTCAGGCCGACCAGCAGGTCGAACAACGGCGCCGGGTAGCGGCCGGTGAACAGCAACAGCAGTCCGGCAGCCAACGTCAGCGCGCCGATCAGACCGCCGACGGCGAACTCGAAGCCGTCCGCGTCACCGAACTGCCACGTGCCCGCGAGCACTCCCAGCACGATCAGGTGCGGCAGCGCCAGCAGCCACGACTTGACCAGCACCAGCCCGCGCGAGAGCCGCTCGGGGTAGGCGATGTCGAGGTCGGCCGGGTAGTCGGTGTGGTCGAGGGTGAACGGCGGGTAGCGGTCGGTGCCGATCGCAGCCGTCGCATAGAACTGCACCCGCCAGGTCCACCGCAGGATGCCGACGTTGAGGTCGAAGAGGCCACGCGGGTAGCGGCCGGTGACCAGGATCGCGAAGAACGCCACCACGGTGAGCACCACGAAGACCAGCCACAGCAGCGCGAGCACGATGAAGTGCGGGATCGCCAGGAACCACTTGACCAGCCAGAGCCCACGGTTCAGCTGCGGGTCCTTCGCGCCGACCAGGGTCACGGGGGTGTCGGGCCGGACGGCTTCCGGAGGCTGACCGGGCGCGACCTGGCGGGGGACCCGCGGTCCCAGCGGCAGGGCGCCGTACACGACGAGCAGTGCGCCGCCGAGGATCAGGGCGCCGCCCAGCAGGCCGAGGCTCCATGCCAGAGGTGTGAGCCAGCCGAGGCGTCCGCCCGCGGACAGGTCGACCGCGACCCCCGGGGAGCCTTCGACGTTCATGACCACGGCGGTGTAGGTGCCGGGCTCGAGGTCCCAGGCCAGCGCCTGGGTGCCGGGGCCGCTGCTCTGCGCGGTCCAGAACCCCTGGACCGTGGGAGCCGCGCTCAGGTCACCGCCGGTGCCACGCCGGGTCAGCGAGTAGTCGAACGGGTCGGTGCGCAGGTCGCTGATCTCGTCGTACGACGCGCTGCCCAGGTAGCCCGCGACGTCGGCGCTCGGTGCGATCCCGATGAAGACGGCCGATGCGTCCGCGGACCGGGCGCTCAGCCGCACGGTGGCGAGGTCACGGTCGGCCCACCAGTCGTCGGGGCCGGCCTCGCCGAAGTTCACGACCTCGCTGGAGAGGGCCACCGTCTCGGTGGTGAGCTGCTCGGTCGGGGTGCTGAAGAACCCGTCGTCGTCGCGCTGGGTGGCCATCGCCCAGCCGAGGCCGAGGCCTCCGAGCAGCAGCGGGAAGCCCACGAGCGCGAGCAGGATGCCGATGACGAGGGGGACCGGGCGGCTCCTGCGTGAAGCGGTGCGGCCTGGTTCAGGTGGTGGGGTGTAGGTGGTCATGGTTGTGGTCTCCTTTCTCGTCGCCAGGCGACGTCATGACCGCGGGAGCTGGGCCGTGCTGGGCACGATCACGTCGGTGAGGTAGTCCAGGAAGTCGTCCGGCTGCTCGAAGAGCGGGCGGTGCCCAGAGGTGTCGAGGACGGTGCGGCCCTTGATGGGAGCGTCGATGCGCGGGTACCAGCCGTCGAAGAGCTCGGCCCTCCCCGGCGCCTCGTGCGCGCCCTGCACGTTCGCCAGGTCGTCGGGCTCCAGGTGCTGGCGCTCGGGGTACTGGATGCGGATCAGGGCGACCTCGCCGTCGGGCGAGACGACTTCGAACTCGACCGCAGCCTGCCGGCCGACCCGGAGGGCGCTGGCCGGATCGGTCGTGCCCAGGACCTTCGGCAGTGCCGCCACGGCCTCCTGGATCCGCGCAACGTCGGCCCGCGCGACCGGGGAGTCGAAGAAGCTCGTCTCGGGGTCCCGAGGGGTAAGGACGACGTCCGCACCGAGCCCCACCTCGGCCGAGCCCGCCTGCGCGAGCAGCTCGGTGGCCCGGTGCGAGTCCAGTCCCGGTGCCTCGAACGGGTCCTCGAGGTCGCGTCGGAAGGCTGCTGCGGAGGTGATCACCAGGAAGCCGATCGCCACCCAGCTCCCGATGACGATCCACGGGCGTCGAGCGGCGAAGCGGCCGAGGCGTTCGAGTGCGCTGGACATGGTGGCCTCCTGTGCCGGCCTGCACCGGGTGAGCAGGACCAGGCTCCATCGTGACGGCGCTCGTGGTCGCCAGGCATCGGCCGTGAGGCTCCGAGCCGGTCGTGCCTTCGGCTGGGGGCCGGGTCAGACTTTCGGCCAGTCCCCTGGCGGCGCTGCATCACTACGCTGAGGGGGTGAGCAAGCCACTGCGGTCCGTGCTGGCCGAACCCCGACCCTCGGCGCCCCCGGCCCGGGTGTGGCGGGACTGGGCGCTGCTCGCGGTCGTGACCGTCGCCGCGGTGCTGGAGGTGCTCCTGCGGGAGGACCTGCCGCTGCCGGGGCTGTCACTGGTGTTGACGGTGGGGCTCGCATCGCTCGTGCTGTGGCGGCGTACCCACCCGCTCGCAGTGGTCGCCACCGCCTTCGGCGTGACCGCCGTCGTCGACATCGGGCTGATCGTGGCTGACGCCCCGGCGCTCGACATGTACTCGATGGTCTCCTTCCTCGTGTTCCCCTACGCCCTCTTCCGGTGGGGCTCCGGGCGCGAGGCGGCGGCGGGCCTGGCCGTCATCCTGGTCCCGGCGACCCTGGGGTTCTTCGTCAGCTGGACCGGCGTGGCCGACGCAATCGGCGGGGTCGGTGTCCTGATGTCCGCCTTTGCCCTGGGCTGGGCCGTGCGTTCTCAGCACGACGCCCGGGAGCGAAGGCTGGAGCAGGTGAAGTCGGAGGAGCGGGTCCTGTTGGCGCGCGAGCTGCACGACACGGTGGCCCACCACGTCTCTGCCATCGCCGTCCACGCACAGGCAGGGCGCGCTCTCGCGGCGACCAGCCCGAGTTCGCCGCTCGAGGCACTGGAGGTGATCGAGGTGGAGGCATCGCGCACGCTCGCGGAGATGCGGGCGATGGTCCGCGTATTGCGCAACGAGGCACCCGTCGACTACGCCCCGCAGCCCGGTGTTGCCGACCTCGAGCGGCTGTCCGGGGCATCGCCTGCCGGGCCGCGGGTGGAGGTCAGGGTCTCGGGTGACCTTGCCGCCCTCCCGGCGGCGATCGACGCCGCTGTCTTCCGGATCGCTCAGGAGGCGGTCACCAATGCCCTGAGGCATGCCCGGAACGCCACCCTGATCGACGTGCGCGTCGCCGGCGACCAGTCGACGGTCAGCCTCGTCGTCCGCGACGACGGTGATCCGGGCGCGGCTGACCCCGCCCCCGAAGCGGGGTTCGGGCTCACCGGGATGGTGGAACGCGCCCTGCTCCTGGGTGGCGCGTGCCGGGCAGGTCCCTGCCCCGGTCGCGGCTGGGCCGTCAGCGCGACACTGCCGCGGCAGGTGTCGGCGTGAGCATCCGGGTGCTGGTCGCCGACGACCAGGATCTCGTGCGGACCGGACTGCGGCTGATCCTCGGCACCCTGGACGGCATCGAGGTCGTGGGGGAGGCGCGCGACGGGCAGGAGGCGGTGCGGCTGGCCCGCGAGCTCCGTCCCGACGTGTGCCTGATGGACATCCGGATGCCCGTCCTCGACGGGGTCGAAGCGACCCGTCTGCTGGCCGGGCCGGGCGTCGAGGACCCGGTCGCGGTCGTCGTGATCACCACCTTCGACCTCGACGAGTACGTGCACGGTGCGCTGTTGGCCGGCGCCACCGGCTTCCTGCTGAAGGACGCCGGACCCGGGCTGCTCGGCGAGGCGATCCGGGCGGCCACCCGAGGTGACTCGCTCATCTCGCCCAGCATCACCCGGCGGCTGCTGTCGACGTTCGCGGGCACGGGTCGGGCAGCCCCTCCCGCCCAGCCCCTCGACCGGCTCACCGAACGCGAGGAGCAGGTGCTGCTCACCATCGCGCGGGGTCGCACCAACGCAGAGATCGCCGCCGAGCTGCACATCAGCCTCAGCACGGTGAAGGCCCACATCGGCAGCCTCATGGCCAAGCTCGGCGCCCGTAACCGGGTGGAGGTCGCGATGTGGGGGTACGAGACCGGCAGGGTCCGGGAGTAGAGGCCGGCTCGCTCCGCCGGCAGGAAGGCTGGAGGCGGCGAACGCCCCCGCCGAGTCCGGCGGGGGCGCCCTCACAGGTCGGGACCTGCGGCTTGTGGGCAGGGGCGGGGTCGAACCGCCGACCCCATTTCAGGTCTACGGCAGTGCCATCGCTTGACTCTGAGTGCCTCGCAGTGGGCGAACTGGCCTACTTCCAGCCAGTAACGAGGCTGTCTGGAGATCCGGTGTCAGCACGACACGCGGGGGTGCTGGGAGTCTCGGCAGTTGGTCCTTCGCCTTCCGGAGGGAAAGTGTGCGTTGGCTCTGCTCAGGCGTCGTCCTTACTCTTCGGTAGCACGGAGATCCTCGCTCGAGCTGCGCAGATGTGCGTCTGGTCCTGCTACGGGAGTGATTCAGCGAACCTGTACGGCGTGCAGCGGTGATGTCGCTCAGACGTACCCGCGCTGGGGATCTTCGCACTAGCAGGGTGACCTGTTCGCACGCTGAGCCCGATCCACCACGAAACGGCGGTATCCGGAACGCACAGATGAGTTCCAGATACCGCCGCCCGTGTGTGTGACTACTTGACCTCGGAGCGGCGCATGAGCAGCAGCCCGACGACGAGGGGAATGACGATCCAGATCATCGTGGTCGAGCCGAGCATCGCCCACTCCTTACCGGTGTTTGTGGCGCCCTCGAAGAGTTCCACCTGCGTTTCGTTCCAGTCGATCCACGGCTGCAGGTCCTCGAACCACGAGCGCACCTGGGCCAGGAGCACGAGGATGCCCGGCATGACCAGTGAGACGACGAAGTAGCCCACGATCGCGGCCGCGGAGTTGCGCAGCACGGCACCGAGGGTGAAGCCGATGGCCATGCCGACCAGGTTGCCGAGCACCATCTGGGGCGCCATGGACAACGAAATGTCCCACACGGTGTCGACGCCGGCGAGTGCGGAACCGGCCACGTTGCCGAGGGCGCCCACCGCGAAGGCGACGGCCATGGAGCCGAGGCCCACCAGGAGGGTCGCGATCGCCTTTGCGCCGATCACGCGTCCGCGGCTCGGCACCAGCGTGAACGTCGTGAGCCCACTGCGCTGGCTCCACTCACCCGTGACGGCCAGGATCGCGATCATCGGCAAGATCACCGACATCGGCAACCCGATCGCCGTCGCGAAAGTCTCGTAGGTGATCTCGCTCTCGGGAGCGAAGATGATTACCGCCCCGGTCGCGATGACCGACAGGACGCCGATGCTGACGAGCATCCAGAATCCCGAGCGGGTGTTGAACATCTTGCGCAGCTCGACCTTGACGAGCCGAGTGGTCGGGATGGGACGGGCGGTCCGGCGGACCGGCGCGGCCTCCGTGGTGGAGGCCGGCGGGACGATCGTGGCGGTCATGCCGCAACTCCTTCGCGTTGGGTGTCGGCAGTGAGCGACAGGAACATGTCTTCGAGCCCGGCGCCCTCGGCGGACCGGAGCTCGGTGAGGGCGATGCCGGCGGTCAGAGCCACGGCCCCGACCCGAGCGGGGTCGGCGTCGGTGCGGACCGAGCCGTCCCCTGCGAGCGTGCTGGGGATCCCGGCCTGCTCGAGCGCGTGGGCGAGGTCGCGCGGTGACGTCGAGCGGGCGAGCGTCCCGGCCGCGGCGAGGAGCTCTTCCTTGCTGCCGGACGCGACGATCTTGCCGTTGCCGATCACGACCAGGTCATCGGCGATGACCTCGATCTCGTGGAGCAGGTGTGAGGACAGCAGCACCGTGCCGCCCTGGCTGGCGAAGCCCGTCAGCAGGTCGCGCATCCACCGGATCCCCGCGGGGTCGAGCCCGTTGGCGGGCTCGTCGAGGATCAGGACCTTGGGGTCTCCGAGGAGTGCAGTGGCGATACCGAGCCGCTGGCGCATGCCGAGGGAGTAGTTGCGCACGCGGCGCTTGGCCTCGGTGGGGGTCAGGCTCACCAGCTCGATCATCTCGTCGACCCGAGTGCGGGGCAGGCCCATGGTGTCGGAGGCAATGGTCAGGATCTCGCGTCCGGTGCGGCCGGCGTGCTGGGCCGAGGCGTCGAGGAGGACGCCGACCTCGAGGCCGGGGTTGGGGAGGTCGGCGAACCGGACGCCGTCGATGGTGGCCGAGCCGGACGTCGGAGCGGTCAGACCCACCATGACGCGCATCGTGGTGGACTTGCCGGCGCCGTTAGGGCCGAGGAAACCGGTCACGCGGCCGGGCTTGGCGGTGAAGGAGACGTTGTCGACGGCGGTGAAACCGGCGTACCTCCGGGTCAGGGACTCAACTGTGATCATGGGCTCAACCCTCGCGACATCGCGTCGTGCGCGCATCGGTTCAATGGCCAGTCGTGTCCTAACCGAAAGTACGGGGCAGGGACCATGCCTTAGCCTCGATCCACCGATGGGCAGGGGCTGAGCGTCAGCGGTCGCTGAGGCGGGGTCTTCGAGTGTGTGGGCGTGGCCGACCGTCTGGCCTCGCTGCCAGGTTGTTCCGGGTTGGTCGTTGTGCCGGTGTCGGCTGGGGGTGGTCAGGTCGTCGGTGCCGGTGTTGGTCCGCAGGCCCGGTTGAACAGTTCGCTCCAGGCTGTCTCACAGGGC
This is a stretch of genomic DNA from Nocardioides sp. InS609-2. It encodes these proteins:
- a CDS encoding DUF4389 domain-containing protein; the protein is MTTYTPPPEPGRTASRRSRPVPLVIGILLALVGFPLLLGGLGLGWAMATQRDDDGFFSTPTEQLTTETVALSSEVVNFGEAGPDDWWADRDLATVRLSARSADASAVFIGIAPSADVAGYLGSASYDEISDLRTDPFDYSLTRRGTGGDLSAAPTVQGFWTAQSSGPGTQALAWDLEPGTYTAVVMNVEGSPGVAVDLSAGGRLGWLTPLAWSLGLLGGALILGGALLVVYGALPLGPRVPRQVAPGQPPEAVRPDTPVTLVGAKDPQLNRGLWLVKWFLAIPHFIVLALLWLVFVVLTVVAFFAILVTGRYPRGLFDLNVGILRWTWRVQFYATAAIGTDRYPPFTLDHTDYPADLDIAYPERLSRGLVLVKSWLLALPHLIVLGVLAGTWQFGDADGFEFAVGGLIGALTLAAGLLLLFTGRYPAPLFDLLVGLNRWVYRVTAYVALMTDTYPPFRLDQGPADPGGVAPTPSTPDAPATTGLGWPAEERRPDREVEV
- a CDS encoding histidine kinase, which produces MSKPLRSVLAEPRPSAPPARVWRDWALLAVVTVAAVLEVLLREDLPLPGLSLVLTVGLASLVLWRRTHPLAVVATAFGVTAVVDIGLIVADAPALDMYSMVSFLVFPYALFRWGSGREAAAGLAVILVPATLGFFVSWTGVADAIGGVGVLMSAFALGWAVRSQHDARERRLEQVKSEERVLLARELHDTVAHHVSAIAVHAQAGRALAATSPSSPLEALEVIEVEASRTLAEMRAMVRVLRNEAPVDYAPQPGVADLERLSGASPAGPRVEVRVSGDLAALPAAIDAAVFRIAQEAVTNALRHARNATLIDVRVAGDQSTVSLVVRDDGDPGAADPAPEAGFGLTGMVERALLLGGACRAGPCPGRGWAVSATLPRQVSA
- a CDS encoding ATP-binding cassette domain-containing protein, giving the protein MITVESLTRRYAGFTAVDNVSFTAKPGRVTGFLGPNGAGKSTTMRVMVGLTAPTSGSATIDGVRFADLPNPGLEVGVLLDASAQHAGRTGREILTIASDTMGLPRTRVDEMIELVSLTPTEAKRRVRNYSLGMRQRLGIATALLGDPKVLILDEPANGLDPAGIRWMRDLLTGFASQGGTVLLSSHLLHEIEVIADDLVVIGNGKIVASGSKEELLAAAGTLARSTSPRDLAHALEQAGIPSTLAGDGSVRTDADPARVGAVALTAGIALTELRSAEGAGLEDMFLSLTADTQREGVAA
- a CDS encoding response regulator transcription factor, giving the protein MSIRVLVADDQDLVRTGLRLILGTLDGIEVVGEARDGQEAVRLARELRPDVCLMDIRMPVLDGVEATRLLAGPGVEDPVAVVVITTFDLDEYVHGALLAGATGFLLKDAGPGLLGEAIRAATRGDSLISPSITRRLLSTFAGTGRAAPPAQPLDRLTEREEQVLLTIARGRTNAEIAAELHISLSTVKAHIGSLMAKLGARNRVEVAMWGYETGRVRE
- a CDS encoding ABC transporter permease subunit, whose product is MTATIVPPASTTEAAPVRRTARPIPTTRLVKVELRKMFNTRSGFWMLVSIGVLSVIATGAVIIFAPESEITYETFATAIGLPMSVILPMIAILAVTGEWSQRSGLTTFTLVPSRGRVIGAKAIATLLVGLGSMAVAFAVGALGNVAGSALAGVDTVWDISLSMAPQMVLGNLVGMAIGFTLGAVLRNSAAAIVGYFVVSLVMPGILVLLAQVRSWFEDLQPWIDWNETQVELFEGATNTGKEWAMLGSTTMIWIVIPLVVGLLLMRRSEVK